A genomic region of Lysinibacillus sp. 2017 contains the following coding sequences:
- a CDS encoding VTT domain-containing protein codes for MSIITGLIDFILHIDDHLVDIIQQFGHWSYGILFSIVFVETGIVIMPFLPGDSLLFAGGTLAALGAFNLPLLLLIFFTAAVLGDTANYHIGHKVGMSIPEDSFLGRFINRERLEMAQRFFNKHGGKTIVIARFMPFIRTFIPFVAGASKMHYRYFLLYNVIGAFLWVMACTLLGYFFGNIPIVKDNFSTVLILIILISVLPALIGLLKSKKKK; via the coding sequence ATGTCAATAATTACTGGGTTGATTGATTTTATTTTGCATATTGATGATCATCTCGTTGATATTATTCAGCAGTTTGGTCATTGGTCATATGGAATTTTATTTAGTATTGTATTCGTAGAAACAGGCATCGTGATTATGCCGTTTTTACCAGGGGATTCCTTATTATTTGCAGGGGGTACATTAGCTGCTTTAGGTGCGTTTAATTTACCGCTATTACTACTTATATTCTTCACTGCTGCCGTCCTTGGTGATACCGCCAATTATCATATTGGCCATAAAGTGGGGATGTCGATTCCAGAAGATAGCTTTTTAGGTCGTTTTATTAATCGTGAGCGCTTAGAAATGGCGCAACGTTTCTTCAATAAGCATGGTGGTAAAACGATTGTGATTGCGCGCTTTATGCCATTCATTCGTACATTTATTCCGTTCGTAGCGGGTGCTAGTAAAATGCATTATAGATATTTCCTTCTTTATAATGTGATTGGTGCGTTTTTATGGGTAATGGCTTGTACATTACTAGGCTACTTCTTCGGAAATATTCCAATTGTTAAAGATAATTTCTCGACGGTATTAATTCTTATTATTTTAATTTCTGTACTACCAGCACTTATCGGTTTACTTAAATCTAAAAAGAAAAAATAA
- a CDS encoding S9 family peptidase: protein MTKYITKESLFELQSITNPVLSPNEQEALFVRTQINEKENNYEAHLFHVDLTTEEVTQWTFGNDRISNPQWSPDGKQVAFLSNRKEKNQLYIVNRRGGEAQAMTTLPNGVNSYLWSPCGEKIWLTSSVKSGLTITEEQEKDDKKFPKAYVVDKMKYKADRVGLLPQESYSQIASIELATKEVTTFTEGDYSHSLQGISHDGKTLVISVNRVENTDDVFRMPLYLVDVETEEETLLIEEDGYYGGAEFSFDDRYIAFGGSDQTFKNATHGHLYIYDTETKQTQNLTEMFDLPVGDYAVGDTQQNAVAPEVAWTETNDLYFQVSTEGDIRLYYATLEGAVYPASPENEHVYGYAIFKNGNRALMTVSNPTFVGELVDFDITTGERKQLTSFNEKFLQETTISTPETIIYPSKDGTKVHGWIMKPANYVEGEKYPLVVEVHGGPHTLYANTFFHEMQLLAAQGYGVLYVNPRGSHGYSQEFVDAMRGDYGGIDYEDIMSGVDYALENYAWIDETRLGITGGSYGGFMTNWAVGHTNRFKAAVTQRSISNWISFYGVSDIGYYFTEWQILADMNDTEKLWQHSPLKYAANVETPLLILHSERDFRCPIEQAEQFYITLKRMGKEVGFVRFPESDHNLSRTGIPSLRLERLEQITGWFKKYL, encoded by the coding sequence ATGACAAAGTACATAACAAAAGAAAGCTTATTTGAACTACAATCGATCACAAACCCAGTTCTATCACCAAATGAACAAGAAGCCTTGTTCGTACGCACACAAATAAATGAAAAAGAAAACAACTACGAAGCGCATTTATTCCACGTTGATTTAACAACTGAAGAAGTAACACAATGGACATTTGGTAATGACCGCATTTCCAACCCACAATGGTCACCCGATGGCAAACAAGTGGCCTTTTTATCGAACCGCAAAGAAAAGAACCAACTGTATATCGTAAATCGCCGCGGTGGAGAAGCACAGGCAATGACGACTCTACCAAACGGTGTAAATTCGTATTTATGGAGCCCTTGCGGTGAAAAAATTTGGCTGACAAGCTCTGTTAAATCAGGTTTAACGATTACAGAAGAGCAAGAAAAGGATGATAAAAAATTTCCAAAAGCTTATGTAGTCGATAAAATGAAATATAAAGCTGATCGTGTTGGTTTATTACCACAAGAAAGCTACTCACAAATTGCATCGATTGAATTAGCAACAAAAGAAGTAACAACATTCACAGAAGGCGACTATTCACATTCACTACAAGGGATTTCACATGATGGAAAAACTCTTGTAATCAGCGTGAACCGTGTAGAAAATACAGACGATGTATTCCGCATGCCGCTTTATTTAGTAGATGTTGAGACTGAAGAAGAAACACTTTTAATTGAGGAAGATGGCTATTACGGTGGCGCAGAATTTTCATTTGATGATCGCTATATTGCATTTGGTGGCTCAGATCAAACGTTCAAAAATGCAACACATGGACATCTTTACATTTACGATACAGAAACAAAACAAACGCAAAATTTAACGGAAATGTTTGATCTACCTGTAGGAGATTATGCAGTTGGTGACACGCAACAAAATGCAGTAGCACCTGAAGTGGCGTGGACTGAAACTAATGATTTATACTTCCAAGTTTCCACTGAAGGAGATATTCGTTTATATTACGCAACGCTAGAAGGTGCAGTGTATCCAGCTTCACCAGAAAATGAGCATGTATACGGCTATGCAATATTCAAAAATGGTAATCGTGCGTTAATGACAGTTTCGAATCCAACCTTCGTTGGTGAATTAGTTGATTTTGATATTACAACAGGTGAACGTAAACAGCTCACTTCATTTAATGAAAAGTTTTTACAAGAGACAACAATTTCCACACCAGAGACAATTATTTATCCATCAAAGGATGGCACAAAGGTTCATGGCTGGATCATGAAGCCTGCTAATTATGTGGAAGGTGAAAAATATCCTTTAGTTGTAGAAGTACATGGAGGTCCACATACACTTTATGCGAATACATTTTTCCATGAAATGCAGTTGTTAGCGGCACAAGGGTACGGTGTATTATACGTGAATCCACGTGGTAGTCACGGCTATAGTCAAGAGTTTGTTGACGCGATGCGCGGTGATTATGGTGGCATTGATTATGAGGACATCATGTCGGGGGTCGATTATGCGCTTGAAAATTATGCATGGATTGATGAAACACGTTTAGGTATTACGGGTGGTAGTTACGGTGGTTTTATGACGAACTGGGCTGTTGGGCATACGAATCGCTTCAAGGCTGCAGTAACACAGCGCTCAATTTCAAATTGGATTAGTTTTTACGGTGTATCTGACATCGGATACTACTTCACAGAATGGCAAATTTTAGCGGACATGAATGATACCGAAAAGTTATGGCAACACTCACCGCTTAAATATGCAGCAAATGTTGAAACTCCTTTACTTATTTTGCATAGCGAACGTGATTTCCGTTGTCCAATCGAACAAGCAGAGCAGTTTTACATTACATTAAAACGTATGGGTAAAGAAGTTGGCTTCGTGCGCTTCCCAGAAAGTGATCACAACTTATCACGTACAGGTATTCCGAGCCTACGTTTAGAACGATTGGAACAAATTACTGGCTGGTTTAAAAAATATTTATAA
- a CDS encoding fatty acid--CoA ligase family protein — MNLVEKVRQQAFEQPEKTAYYFLGKGTSYGELEQAIARFAAALEDLGVQKGDHVAFLLGNTPHFIISLYASMRIGAVAIPINPIYTPDEISYIIKNGDVKVVIALDLLLPLVEAGVQGFPQVTNYIVCETTPDVAEKYAALSDNAKAKTKLFTQVLAATNRTVDPVEVAADDTAIILYTSGTTGHPKGAMLTHQNLYSNARDIGDYLKMTTEDRIITTLPVFHVFALTVVVNAPLTKGATILLAPRFSPGEIFDLAATYKATVFAGVPTMFNFLYQYEGGNVEAFSSLRVAISGGSSLPVSLLHNFEQKFNVRVSEGYGLSEASPVTCFNPIDRERKAGSIGPSIINVENKVVDEYGVEVPVGEVGELIVRGPNVMKGYYKLPIETEMAIRDGWLYTGDLARKDEEDYFYIVDRKKDLIIVGGYNVYPREVEEVLFSHKGIIEAAVVGVPDTDFGEAVHAYVVLKDQSLTVEDIRAYCVKHIVKYKVPTVIEILEELPKNTTGKILRRSLRPTTKS, encoded by the coding sequence TTGAATTTAGTTGAAAAAGTAAGACAACAGGCTTTCGAACAACCAGAAAAAACAGCGTATTATTTTTTAGGTAAAGGCACGTCGTATGGGGAACTTGAACAGGCAATTGCTCGTTTTGCGGCAGCACTTGAGGATTTAGGTGTACAAAAAGGCGATCACGTCGCATTTTTACTAGGAAATACACCACATTTTATTATTTCATTGTACGCGTCAATGCGTATTGGGGCAGTTGCAATTCCAATTAACCCCATTTATACACCAGATGAAATTTCATACATTATCAAAAACGGTGATGTAAAAGTAGTTATTGCGCTCGATTTACTTTTACCGCTTGTGGAAGCAGGGGTGCAAGGATTCCCACAAGTGACAAATTACATCGTGTGCGAAACGACACCAGATGTTGCGGAAAAGTATGCAGCATTAAGTGACAATGCGAAAGCAAAAACAAAATTATTCACGCAAGTATTAGCTGCGACTAATCGGACAGTAGATCCAGTTGAAGTAGCAGCAGATGATACAGCGATTATTTTATATACATCTGGTACAACGGGACATCCAAAAGGCGCCATGCTGACACACCAAAATTTATATTCAAATGCACGTGATATTGGCGATTATTTAAAAATGACCACAGAAGACCGTATCATTACTACATTGCCAGTATTCCATGTATTCGCATTAACGGTGGTTGTCAATGCGCCATTAACGAAGGGTGCGACGATTTTATTAGCACCGCGCTTTAGCCCAGGCGAAATTTTTGATTTAGCCGCTACTTATAAGGCGACGGTATTTGCTGGTGTGCCAACCATGTTCAACTTCCTTTATCAATATGAAGGTGGTAATGTTGAGGCGTTTTCAAGCTTACGTGTAGCAATTTCAGGTGGCTCTTCTTTACCAGTTTCGCTATTACATAACTTTGAACAAAAGTTTAATGTACGCGTATCGGAAGGCTATGGTTTATCGGAGGCATCACCCGTAACATGCTTTAACCCAATCGATCGTGAGCGAAAAGCAGGTTCAATCGGTCCATCAATTATTAATGTTGAAAATAAAGTAGTGGATGAATATGGCGTAGAAGTGCCAGTTGGTGAAGTAGGAGAATTAATCGTACGCGGACCAAATGTCATGAAAGGCTATTATAAATTACCAATCGAAACAGAAATGGCGATTCGTGATGGTTGGTTATATACAGGCGATTTAGCGAGAAAGGATGAAGAAGATTACTTCTACATTGTGGATCGTAAAAAGGATTTAATCATCGTTGGTGGCTATAATGTCTACCCTCGTGAGGTAGAAGAAGTTTTATTCTCACATAAGGGTATTATTGAAGCGGCAGTAGTCGGTGTTCCAGACACGGACTTCGGTGAAGCAGTACATGCTTACGTCGTATTAAAAGATCAAAGCTTAACAGTAGAAGACATTAGAGCCTACTGTGTGAAGCACATCGTAAAATATAAAGTGCCAACTGTTATTGAGATTTTAGAGGAGCTTCCAAAAAACACAACAGGAAAAATCCTACGTCGCTCACTAAGACCGACAACAAAAAGCTAA
- a CDS encoding FtsX-like permease family protein has translation MTFLQFAYRNVFRNFRNYAAFFMASFLSVFVFFIYSMLMFHPEIERGFLGEVSIAGMVFAEIILVLFSWFFIFYSMRAFLEVRTKEFAILLHLGMDRHQLGKLIIIETMTIGFLSSIAGIIFGFAFSKFFFMIVREILNLDNLPLYLSWKPFVLTLFVYLSAFIVISTISIMFTPNIKIRDLLKGPSTIEVEDSYSKRFAVLGIVLILAGYGLTLFTTKTSIFNYTLLIPIFVIFGTYYFFSDTTLFIIDRIKGKKHMYWKRSRMLSVAELIHILRVNSRMFFIVTLVSTLAFLTVGILSAMSSYTSQYDKLNPIGLIYKGIVDNPYEDAHILALLEELEESGLSYHMTRFSVIRQTSSYTSNPVEVFRETDINHLLYSYKYPLVSLDSGESMFIPYSEDSIKKLEKTKVETELIENNIKLTINSVYPKMFFPSAIVSSNAIIISDEDYKKLVNDFELSPDVEPGYHLFTFDIPNWTETENIGVDIYQMVAKDYVKNNDYTLPFYFENAGLNYSYILATYSLLTLVGILVVAVFLLASGSFVYFKLYASLDREKKQFDMLKRIGLTDKEMKRLITRNLVIQFFLPWGLAFVHSAFAFYVVQTVLHDVMNLSIVKEVVVSFSIFAIIQIGYFFLIRWRYISHMRS, from the coding sequence GTGACTTTTCTTCAATTCGCTTACCGTAACGTTTTCCGTAACTTTCGAAATTATGCTGCCTTTTTTATGGCAAGCTTTCTGTCTGTATTTGTATTTTTCATCTATTCTATGTTAATGTTCCATCCAGAAATTGAGCGTGGCTTTTTAGGTGAAGTATCGATTGCAGGTATGGTGTTTGCTGAAATTATTCTTGTACTATTTTCTTGGTTTTTTATATTTTATTCGATGCGTGCTTTTTTAGAGGTACGTACAAAAGAATTTGCAATTTTACTTCATTTAGGGATGGATCGTCATCAGCTTGGAAAACTAATCATCATTGAAACGATGACAATTGGCTTTTTATCAAGCATAGCAGGGATTATTTTTGGGTTTGCCTTTTCGAAATTTTTCTTTATGATTGTCCGTGAAATTTTGAATTTAGATAATTTACCCTTGTACTTATCGTGGAAACCATTCGTGTTGACGTTGTTCGTCTATTTAAGTGCGTTCATCGTTATTTCAACAATTAGTATTATGTTCACGCCAAATATTAAAATTCGCGATTTACTAAAAGGTCCAAGTACGATTGAAGTAGAGGATTCATATTCAAAGCGATTTGCTGTATTAGGTATTGTGCTTATTCTAGCTGGCTACGGGTTAACGCTATTTACAACGAAAACTTCGATTTTTAACTATACATTACTAATTCCGATTTTCGTGATATTTGGGACGTATTATTTCTTTAGCGATACGACCCTTTTTATCATTGACCGTATTAAAGGAAAAAAGCATATGTATTGGAAGCGCTCAAGAATGTTGTCTGTTGCAGAACTTATCCATATTTTACGCGTGAACTCGCGCATGTTTTTCATTGTGACACTTGTTTCAACATTAGCGTTTTTAACGGTTGGGATCTTATCGGCGATGTCATCGTATACGTCTCAATATGACAAGCTAAACCCGATTGGCCTGATTTATAAAGGGATTGTCGATAATCCCTATGAAGACGCCCATATTTTAGCGTTATTAGAAGAGCTAGAGGAAAGTGGATTGAGCTACCATATGACCCGCTTTTCCGTTATTCGACAAACATCATCGTACACATCAAACCCTGTAGAGGTATTTCGAGAAACGGATATCAACCATTTACTCTATTCGTATAAATATCCGCTTGTCAGTTTAGATAGTGGCGAATCGATGTTTATTCCTTATTCGGAGGATTCGATTAAAAAGCTTGAAAAAACAAAAGTAGAAACCGAATTAATAGAAAACAATATAAAACTGACAATTAATAGTGTGTATCCGAAAATGTTCTTCCCTTCTGCAATTGTTAGTAGTAATGCCATTATTATCAGTGATGAGGATTACAAAAAATTAGTGAATGATTTTGAGTTATCACCTGACGTGGAGCCAGGCTATCACTTGTTTACATTCGATATTCCCAACTGGACAGAAACTGAAAATATTGGGGTAGATATTTACCAAATGGTAGCGAAAGACTACGTCAAAAATAATGACTATACATTGCCATTTTATTTTGAAAATGCAGGGTTAAATTATTCTTATATATTAGCTACGTATTCTTTATTAACACTTGTCGGTATTTTAGTCGTCGCTGTCTTTTTACTTGCTTCTGGAAGTTTTGTTTATTTTAAATTGTATGCATCACTTGACCGAGAGAAGAAACAATTTGATATGCTAAAACGAATCGGCCTGACAGATAAAGAAATGAAGCGACTGATTACGCGAAACTTAGTTATTCAATTTTTCTTACCATGGGGACTAGCCTTTGTACATAGCGCATTTGCGTTCTACGTCGTGCAAACGGTTTTACATGATGTAATGAATTTATCGATTGTAAAGGAAGTTGTTGTTTCCTTTTCAATCTTTGCCATCATTCAAATTGGTTACTTTTTCTTAATCCGCTGGCGTTATATTTCACATATGCGCTCGTGA
- a CDS encoding ABC transporter ATP-binding protein codes for MAILQIHEVTKVYEGKVTKRALNQLSFEVEEGEFVAIMGPSGSGKTTLLNMVSMIDSPTSGEIIFNGTKPQMLNSEELAYFRRRQLGFVFQDFNLLPMLSVEENIILPLTLDEQPIAVMEERLKFLSEKLDIMQILQKRPNEISGGQAQRTAIARALIHRPMIVLADEPTGNLDSNASREVLELLGNINKQNGTTIVMVTHDPIAASYCDRVLFIKDGEFFNEIYKDDRRQTFFQRILNVLSLLGGHVGDFSSIRLP; via the coding sequence ATGGCGATTTTGCAAATACATGAAGTGACAAAAGTATATGAAGGAAAAGTGACGAAACGTGCGTTAAATCAATTAAGCTTTGAAGTTGAAGAAGGCGAGTTTGTTGCGATTATGGGGCCGTCTGGAAGTGGTAAGACTACACTACTAAACATGGTATCAATGATTGATAGTCCAACTTCTGGCGAGATTATTTTTAATGGTACGAAGCCACAAATGTTAAATAGTGAAGAACTTGCTTATTTTCGACGCCGTCAATTAGGTTTTGTCTTTCAAGACTTCAATTTACTACCGATGTTGTCAGTAGAGGAAAATATTATATTGCCCTTAACACTAGATGAACAACCGATTGCTGTAATGGAAGAACGTTTAAAGTTCTTGAGTGAAAAGCTCGACATCATGCAAATTTTACAAAAGCGTCCCAATGAAATTTCAGGTGGACAAGCGCAACGCACAGCCATTGCACGGGCACTAATTCATAGACCGATGATTGTATTAGCAGACGAACCAACAGGAAATCTTGATTCCAACGCATCGCGTGAAGTGCTTGAGCTTTTAGGGAATATTAACAAACAAAATGGAACGACAATTGTGATGGTTACACATGATCCCATTGCGGCAAGCTATTGTGACCGTGTGCTTTTTATAAAAGATGGTGAATTTTTCAATGAAATTTATAAAGATGACCGTCGCCAAACATTTTTCCAACGCATTTTAAATGTACTAAGCTTATTAGGGGGACATGTCGGTGACTTTTCTTCAATTCGCTTACCGTAA
- a CDS encoding HAMP domain-containing sensor histidine kinase, with translation MAIKLFIKEHVSYIIFQIVLTVFLIALFWLDGFRDMDTASYAIVISVLLITSFLVVRYMLRRRYLAKIIELPTTMEDALQKNAKTSEYATTERYLNQLYKLYQHEVQSLYATQSRQYKFMNQWVHQMKTPVSVLELLLQQEEQLDKKSVQEEVERLKRGLEMVLMNARLENFADDMQIVKVPLKSVVTATVNENKRLFITNRVFPDVQIDDDLIVMSDSKWLTFLIEQFITNAVKYTFEPNKKIYISTKIIDHRIHLTIRDEGIGIPKSDLSRVTKAFFTGENGRKTGESTGMGLYIAKEICNQLGHQLVVTSEVGHGTKIEVIFQS, from the coding sequence ATGGCCATTAAATTATTTATTAAGGAGCATGTGTCATACATTATTTTTCAAATAGTGCTGACAGTGTTTTTAATTGCACTTTTTTGGTTAGATGGATTTCGCGATATGGATACAGCAAGTTATGCCATAGTAATTAGTGTGCTACTGATTACATCGTTTTTAGTAGTGCGCTACATGCTAAGAAGACGCTATTTAGCAAAAATTATCGAGCTCCCAACAACGATGGAAGATGCATTACAAAAGAATGCGAAAACATCGGAATATGCGACAACAGAGCGTTATTTAAATCAGCTCTATAAACTATATCAACATGAAGTACAAAGTTTGTATGCGACTCAATCGAGACAGTATAAATTTATGAATCAATGGGTACATCAAATGAAAACGCCAGTTTCGGTTTTAGAGCTGTTGTTGCAGCAGGAAGAACAGCTCGATAAAAAGAGTGTCCAAGAAGAAGTAGAGCGATTAAAGCGTGGACTTGAAATGGTCTTAATGAATGCACGATTAGAAAATTTTGCAGATGATATGCAAATTGTTAAAGTACCTTTAAAGTCTGTTGTTACAGCAACAGTAAATGAAAATAAGCGTCTATTTATTACCAATCGTGTATTTCCTGATGTGCAAATTGATGATGATTTAATCGTTATGAGTGATTCAAAATGGTTAACTTTTTTAATAGAACAATTTATTACGAACGCAGTGAAATATACATTTGAACCAAATAAAAAAATCTACATTTCAACAAAAATTATCGATCATCGTATTCATTTAACGATACGTGATGAAGGGATCGGTATACCAAAATCAGACTTATCTCGTGTGACAAAAGCATTTTTTACAGGTGAAAATGGTCGTAAAACAGGCGAATCTACGGGAATGGGTTTATATATCGCAAAAGAAATATGTAATCAGCTGGGGCATCAACTTGTCGTTACATCAGAAGTAGGGCATGGCACGAAAATTGAAGTGATTTTCCAATCCTAG
- a CDS encoding response regulator transcription factor, translated as MEKHRIFIVEDDQKIASLLADTLRKYQYDVETIRDFDLLVEQCLAFSPHIILLDINLPSYDGYYWCRKLRQFTKCPILFISARSGEMDQIFALENGGDDFITKPFNYEIVLAKIRSHLRRTYGEYSVRQEERTITNGQLTLYLERMELQLKDLIVPLQKKECIILGLLMGQAPKVVSRDQLLEELWDDQAFVDENTLNVNMTRVRRKLADYGVVSGIETVRGAGYRFLLSAEEM; from the coding sequence ATGGAAAAGCATCGAATTTTTATAGTAGAAGATGATCAAAAAATTGCATCGCTACTAGCGGATACTTTACGTAAGTATCAGTATGATGTAGAAACAATTCGAGATTTTGATTTATTAGTGGAACAATGCCTAGCGTTTTCACCACATATTATTTTATTAGATATTAATTTACCTTCTTATGATGGTTATTATTGGTGTCGAAAATTACGACAATTTACGAAGTGTCCGATTTTATTTATTTCAGCACGTTCTGGAGAGATGGACCAAATTTTTGCATTAGAAAATGGTGGCGATGATTTTATTACAAAACCATTCAATTATGAAATTGTTTTAGCGAAAATTCGCAGCCACTTGCGTCGTACATATGGTGAATATTCAGTAAGACAAGAGGAAAGAACCATAACGAATGGGCAGCTCACACTATACTTAGAGCGCATGGAATTACAATTAAAAGATTTAATTGTACCATTGCAAAAAAAAGAGTGTATCATTTTAGGCTTATTAATGGGCCAAGCACCAAAAGTGGTTTCACGCGATCAATTGTTAGAAGAACTATGGGACGATCAAGCATTTGTTGATGAAAATACGCTCAATGTTAATATGACGCGTGTTCGTAGAAAATTAGCGGATTACGGTGTTGTATCGGGGATTGAAACGGTTAGAGGAGCAGGCTATCGCTTCTTATTAAGTGCGGAGGAAATGTAA
- a CDS encoding lipoate--protein ligase, whose product MYFIDNKGITDPRINLAIEEYVLKNMDIEKDDFLLFYINQPSIIIGKNQNTIEEINTDYVEEKDVIVVRRLSGGGAVYHDLNNLNFSFLTKDDGDSFHNYKKFTQPVVDALAKLGVNSELSGRNDILAEGKKVSGNAQYSTRGRMFSHGTLMFNLDIDAVVNSLKVKQDKIESKGIKSVRSRVANIIDFLPEKITVEQFRMEILKSIFGGEENIQYYELSEEDWANIHEISENRYQQWEWNYGKSPRFNIQKTKRFPSGSIDIRLEVNKGIIEEVTIFGDFFGVGDVEEIEQLLIGTKYDRTDIGEKLHDIDISKYFGGVTDEDFLHLIY is encoded by the coding sequence TTGTATTTTATCGATAATAAAGGGATTACAGATCCACGCATTAACTTAGCAATTGAAGAGTATGTATTAAAAAACATGGATATCGAAAAGGATGATTTTTTACTGTTCTATATTAATCAACCATCGATTATCATTGGAAAAAACCAAAACACAATTGAAGAAATTAACACCGATTATGTAGAAGAAAAGGATGTTATTGTTGTACGTCGTCTTTCAGGTGGAGGCGCAGTTTACCACGATTTAAACAATTTAAATTTCAGTTTCCTAACGAAAGATGATGGAGACAGCTTCCACAACTACAAAAAGTTCACGCAACCTGTTGTAGATGCACTTGCTAAGTTAGGAGTTAACTCAGAACTTTCGGGACGCAATGATATTTTAGCTGAAGGGAAAAAGGTATCGGGGAACGCGCAATACTCAACGCGTGGCCGCATGTTCAGCCATGGTACGTTAATGTTCAATTTAGATATTGATGCAGTTGTTAATTCATTAAAAGTAAAACAAGACAAAATCGAGTCAAAAGGCATTAAATCGGTTCGTTCACGTGTAGCGAATATTATTGATTTCCTACCTGAGAAAATTACGGTAGAACAGTTCCGTATGGAGATTTTAAAATCGATTTTCGGTGGCGAAGAAAACATTCAATACTATGAGTTATCAGAAGAGGATTGGGCGAACATCCATGAAATTTCGGAAAACCGTTACCAACAGTGGGAATGGAATTACGGAAAATCACCGCGTTTCAACATTCAAAAAACGAAACGTTTCCCATCTGGTAGTATTGATATCCGCTTAGAAGTGAACAAAGGCATTATTGAAGAAGTGACAATTTTTGGGGACTTCTTCGGTGTCGGTGATGTAGAAGAAATCGAACAACTTTTAATTGGAACAAAATATGATCGTACGGATATCGGAGAAAAATTACATGACATCGACATTTCAAAATATTTCGGTGGCGTTACAGATGAAGATTTTTTACATTTAATTTACTAA
- the yhfH gene encoding protein YhfH encodes MLENVVEFFKNLPDKICVQCGDKIEEQSECYSNDCEKCNSL; translated from the coding sequence ATGTTAGAAAATGTAGTCGAATTTTTCAAAAACTTACCAGACAAAATTTGCGTGCAATGCGGTGACAAAATTGAAGAACAAAGCGAGTGCTACAGCAACGATTGTGAAAAATGCAACTCTCTTTAA